Proteins encoded by one window of Streptomyces sp. NBC_01571:
- the prcB gene encoding proteasome subunit beta, with the protein MEANTRSTGRLPAAFLTPGSSSFMDFLSEHQPEMLPGRRQLPPVQGVIEAPHGTTIVAVTFPGGVVLAGDRRATMGNMIAQRDIEKVFPADEYSAVGIAGTAGLAVEMVKLFQLELEHFEKVEGATLSLEGKANRLSTMIRSNLGMAMQGLAVVPLFAGYDVDREKGRIFSYDVTGGRSEEHGYAATGSGSIFARGAMKKLYSNDLTEQQATTLVIQALYDAADDDSATGGPDVARRIYPIVTVITEEGFRRLTDEESSEIARAILERRLEQPDGPRAALL; encoded by the coding sequence GTGGAAGCCAACACTCGTAGCACCGGGCGTCTACCGGCTGCCTTCCTGACGCCCGGGTCGTCGTCCTTCATGGACTTCCTGTCCGAGCACCAGCCGGAGATGCTTCCGGGCAGGCGGCAGCTGCCGCCCGTGCAGGGCGTGATCGAGGCGCCGCACGGCACGACCATCGTGGCCGTCACCTTCCCCGGCGGAGTCGTCCTCGCCGGCGACCGGCGGGCCACCATGGGCAACATGATCGCCCAGCGCGACATCGAGAAGGTCTTCCCGGCCGACGAGTACTCGGCGGTGGGCATCGCCGGTACGGCAGGCCTGGCCGTCGAGATGGTCAAGCTGTTCCAGCTGGAGCTGGAGCACTTCGAGAAGGTCGAGGGCGCCACGCTCTCCCTGGAGGGCAAGGCCAACCGCCTCTCCACCATGATCCGTTCCAACCTCGGCATGGCCATGCAGGGCCTCGCCGTGGTGCCCCTCTTCGCCGGCTACGACGTGGACCGCGAGAAGGGCCGCATCTTCTCGTACGACGTCACAGGCGGACGCTCCGAGGAGCACGGATACGCCGCCACCGGCTCCGGCTCGATCTTCGCGCGCGGTGCCATGAAGAAGCTCTACAGCAACGACCTGACCGAACAGCAGGCCACCACCCTGGTCATCCAGGCGCTGTACGACGCGGCCGACGACGACTCGGCAACGGGCGGTCCCGATGTCGCCCGCCGGATCTACCCGATCGTCACCGTGATCACCGAAGAGGGATTCCGCCGTCTCACCGACGAGGAGTCCTCAGAGATCGCCCGCGCGATCCTCGAGCGGCGCCTGGAGCAGCCGGACGGCCCGCGGGCCGCGCTGCTCTGA
- a CDS encoding ubiquitin-like protein Pup, whose product MATKDTGGGQQKATRSTEEVEEQAQDAQATDDLKERQEKLSDDVDSVLDEIDDVLEENAEDFVRSFVQKGGE is encoded by the coding sequence ATGGCGACCAAGGACACCGGCGGCGGACAGCAGAAGGCCACGCGTTCCACCGAAGAGGTCGAGGAGCAGGCGCAGGACGCGCAGGCGACGGACGACCTCAAGGAGCGCCAGGAGAAGCTGAGCGACGATGTCGACTCGGTTCTGGACGAGATCGACGACGTCCTGGAAGAGAACGCCGAGGACTTCGTGCGCTCCTTCGTTCAGAAGGGTGGGGAGTGA
- a CDS encoding endonuclease VII domain-containing protein: MAERNERVASWTGLRVICLKAPSVHVDHCHETGRVRGVLCFNCNSAIGKLGDDPDAVRRAAAYLEGSPWKPTLVAPGVYRLPS; this comes from the coding sequence GTGGCCGAACGGAACGAGCGGGTGGCCTCTTGGACGGGGCTCCGTGTGATCTGTTTGAAAGCTCCCTCAGTTCACGTGGATCACTGCCACGAGACGGGTAGGGTCCGTGGCGTACTGTGCTTCAACTGCAATTCGGCCATCGGCAAGTTGGGAGATGATCCCGACGCTGTTCGTCGGGCTGCCGCCTACTTGGAAGGATCCCCGTGGAAGCCAACACTCGTAGCACCGGGCGTCTACCGGCTGCCTTCCTGA
- a CDS encoding ferredoxin: protein MTVQQEAGAGEQALEVWIDQDLCTGDGICAQYAPEVFELDIDGLAYVKSADDELLQAPGATTPVPLTLLRDVADSAKECPGDCIHVRRVSDRVEVYGPDVE, encoded by the coding sequence ATGACCGTGCAGCAGGAGGCCGGAGCAGGCGAGCAGGCGCTCGAGGTCTGGATCGACCAGGATCTCTGTACCGGAGACGGGATCTGTGCCCAGTACGCGCCGGAGGTCTTCGAGCTGGACATCGACGGTCTGGCCTACGTGAAGAGCGCCGACGACGAGCTGCTGCAGGCCCCGGGGGCCACAACGCCCGTACCGCTGACGCTTCTGCGTGACGTGGCCGACTCGGCCAAGGAGTGCCCGGGTGACTGCATCCATGTACGTCGGGTTTCGGACAGGGTCGAGGTCTACGGCCCCGACGTGGAGTGA
- a CDS encoding tRNA (adenine-N1)-methyltransferase — translation MSEPTGAARRRGPFKVGDQVQLTDPKGRHYTFTLEAGKNFHTHKGSFPHDELIGAPEGSVVRTTGNVAYLALRPLLPDYVLSMPRGAAVVYPKDAGQILAFADIFPGARVVEAGVGSGSLSSFLLRAIGDQGMLHSYERREDFAEIAQQNVERYFGGPHPAWQLTVGDLQDNLSDTEVDRVILDMLAPWECLEAVSKALVPGGILCCYVATTTQLARTVESIREIGSFNEPTAWESMIRNWHIEGLAVRPDHRMIGHTGFLLTARRLADGVEPPMRRRRPAKGAYGEDYAGPNADGGTAR, via the coding sequence ATGTCCGAACCGACCGGTGCCGCCCGCAGGCGCGGGCCCTTCAAGGTCGGGGACCAGGTTCAGCTGACCGACCCCAAGGGCCGCCACTACACGTTCACGCTCGAGGCCGGGAAGAACTTCCACACCCACAAGGGTTCCTTCCCGCACGACGAGCTGATCGGTGCTCCCGAGGGCAGCGTTGTCCGCACCACGGGGAACGTCGCCTATCTCGCGCTGCGCCCCCTGCTCCCCGACTACGTCCTGTCCATGCCCCGCGGTGCCGCCGTGGTCTACCCCAAGGACGCGGGGCAGATCCTGGCCTTCGCCGACATCTTCCCCGGCGCACGCGTCGTGGAGGCGGGCGTCGGCTCCGGCTCGCTCAGCAGCTTCCTGCTGCGCGCCATCGGCGACCAGGGCATGCTGCACTCCTACGAGCGCCGCGAGGACTTCGCGGAGATCGCCCAGCAGAACGTGGAGCGCTACTTCGGCGGCCCGCACCCCGCCTGGCAGCTCACCGTCGGCGACCTCCAGGACAACCTGAGCGACACCGAGGTCGACCGCGTCATCCTCGACATGCTCGCCCCCTGGGAGTGCCTGGAGGCCGTCTCCAAGGCGCTCGTCCCCGGCGGCATCCTGTGCTGCTACGTGGCGACGACCACCCAGCTCGCGCGGACCGTCGAGTCCATCCGCGAGATCGGCTCCTTCAACGAGCCGACCGCCTGGGAATCGATGATCCGCAACTGGCACATCGAGGGCCTCGCCGTCCGTCCGGACCACCGGATGATCGGTCACACCGGCTTCCTGCTCACCGCCCGCCGACTCGCGGACGGCGTCGAGCCGCCCATGCGCCGCCGCCGCCCCGCCAAGGGCGCCTACGGCGAGGACTACGCCGGGCCCAACGCCGACGGCGGCACCGCCCGCTGA
- the arc gene encoding proteasome ATPase, whose amino-acid sequence MAAHDDDMNRGIRPGRGSDDPAGQVAYLEQEIAVLRRKLADSPRHTRILEERIVELQTNLAGVSAQNERLANTLREARDQIVALKEEVDRLAQPPAGFGVFLVANEDGTADIFTGGRKLRVNVSPSVELEELRRGQEVMLNEALNVVEAMEYESVGDIVTLKEILEDGERALVVGHTDEERVVRLAEPLLDVTIRPGDALLLEPRSGYVYEVVPKSEVEELVLEEVPDIGYEQIGGLGNQIELIRDAVELPYLYPDLFKEHELRPPKGVLLYGPPGCGKTLIAKAVANSLAKKVAEVTGQATGKSFFLNIKGPELLNKYVGETERQIRLVFQRAREKASEGTPVIVFFDEMESLFRTRGSGVSSDVENTIVPQLLAEIDGVEGLENVVVIGASNREDMIDPAILRPGRLDVKIKIERPDAEAAKDIFAKYLTQRLPLHSDDLGEHGGDRAATVHGMIQTAVEQMYAESEENRFLEVTYANGDKEVLYFKDFNSGAMIENIVGRAKKAAIKAFLEQNQKGLRVSHLLQACVDEFKENEDLPNTTNPDDWARISGKKGERIVYIRTLVTGKQGADTGRSIDTVANTGQYL is encoded by the coding sequence GTGGCAGCCCACGACGACGACATGAACCGCGGCATCCGCCCGGGACGAGGGTCCGATGACCCTGCCGGGCAGGTTGCCTACCTTGAGCAGGAGATCGCCGTCCTGCGACGCAAGCTCGCCGACTCTCCGCGGCACACGAGGATTCTCGAAGAGCGGATCGTCGAGCTGCAGACCAACCTGGCCGGCGTGTCCGCGCAGAACGAGCGGCTCGCCAACACGCTCCGTGAGGCCCGCGACCAGATCGTGGCCCTCAAGGAAGAGGTCGACCGGCTCGCACAGCCGCCGGCGGGCTTCGGTGTCTTCCTCGTGGCGAACGAGGACGGCACGGCGGACATCTTCACCGGGGGCCGCAAGCTCCGGGTGAACGTCAGCCCCAGCGTGGAGCTCGAGGAGCTCAGGCGCGGCCAGGAAGTGATGCTCAACGAAGCCCTCAACGTGGTCGAGGCCATGGAGTACGAGAGCGTCGGCGACATCGTCACCCTCAAGGAGATCCTGGAGGACGGCGAGCGTGCCCTCGTGGTGGGGCACACCGACGAGGAACGGGTGGTACGGCTCGCCGAGCCGCTGCTGGACGTCACCATCCGTCCCGGCGACGCCCTGCTTCTCGAACCCCGCTCCGGCTATGTCTACGAAGTCGTTCCCAAGAGCGAGGTCGAGGAGCTCGTCCTCGAAGAGGTCCCGGACATCGGCTACGAGCAGATCGGCGGCCTGGGAAACCAGATCGAACTGATCCGCGACGCGGTCGAGCTCCCGTACCTCTACCCCGACCTCTTCAAGGAGCACGAACTGCGGCCGCCCAAGGGTGTGCTGCTCTACGGGCCCCCCGGATGCGGCAAGACGCTCATCGCCAAGGCGGTCGCCAACTCGCTGGCCAAGAAGGTCGCCGAGGTCACCGGCCAAGCCACCGGCAAGAGCTTCTTCCTCAACATCAAGGGCCCCGAGCTCCTGAACAAGTACGTCGGTGAGACCGAGCGACAGATCCGCCTCGTCTTCCAGCGTGCTCGTGAGAAGGCCAGCGAGGGCACCCCCGTCATCGTCTTCTTCGACGAGATGGAGTCCCTCTTCCGTACCCGTGGATCGGGCGTCAGCTCGGACGTGGAGAACACCATCGTCCCCCAGCTGCTCGCCGAGATCGACGGCGTGGAGGGCCTGGAGAACGTGGTCGTGATCGGTGCCTCGAACCGTGAGGACATGATCGACCCCGCGATCCTGCGCCCCGGACGACTCGATGTGAAGATCAAGATCGAGCGCCCGGACGCCGAGGCCGCCAAGGACATCTTCGCGAAGTACCTCACCCAGCGCCTCCCGCTGCACTCCGACGACCTCGGAGAGCACGGCGGGGACCGGGCGGCCACCGTCCACGGCATGATCCAGACCGCCGTGGAGCAGATGTACGCCGAATCCGAGGAAAACCGCTTCCTCGAGGTCACGTACGCCAACGGCGACAAGGAAGTCCTGTACTTCAAGGACTTCAATTCCGGCGCCATGATCGAGAACATCGTGGGCCGCGCCAAGAAGGCGGCCATCAAGGCCTTCCTCGAACAGAACCAGAAGGGCCTCCGGGTCTCCCACCTCCTCCAGGCGTGCGTGGACGAGTTCAAGGAGAACGAGGACCTGCCGAACACCACCAACCCGGACGACTGGGCCCGGATCTCCGGAAAGAAGGGCGAACGGATCGTCTACATCCGTACGCTCGTCACCGGAAAGCAGGGCGCGGACACCGGCCGCTCCATCGACACGGTGGCCAACACCGGTCAGTACCTGTAA
- the dop gene encoding depupylase/deamidase Dop, whose translation MTVRRVMGIETEYGISVAGHPNANAMLTSSQIVNAYAAAMHRARRARWDFEEENPLRDARGFDLAREAADASQLTDEDIGLANVILTNGARLYVDHAHPEYSSPEVTNPWDAVLWDKAGERIMAEAAERAAQLPGAQPIHLYKNNTDNKGASYGTHENYLMKRETPFSDIVRHLTPFFVSRQVVTGAGRVGIGQDGHEHGFQLSQRADYFEVEVGLETTLKRPIINTRDEPHADAEKYRRLHVIIGDANLSEISTYLKLGTTALVLSMIEDGFIAVDLAVDQPVRTLHQVSHDPTLKRLVTLRSGRTLTAVQLQMEYFELSRKYVEERFGADADDQTKDVLVRWEDTLNRLENDPMSLSGELDWVAKRELMEGYRRRDGLDWDAARLHLVDLQYADVRAEKGLYNRLAARGKMKRLLDESDVERARTKPPEDTRAYFRGRCLEQYADDVAAASWDSVIFDLPGRDSLQRVPTLEPLRGTRNHVKELLDRCRTAEDLVKVLAGG comes from the coding sequence ATGACCGTACGGCGAGTAATGGGCATCGAGACGGAGTACGGGATCTCCGTCGCCGGCCACCCCAACGCCAATGCCATGCTCACCTCGTCCCAGATCGTCAACGCGTACGCCGCGGCGATGCACCGGGCGCGCCGCGCCCGCTGGGACTTCGAGGAGGAGAACCCGCTGCGGGACGCGCGAGGTTTCGACCTCGCCCGCGAGGCCGCCGACGCCAGCCAGCTCACCGACGAGGACATCGGCCTGGCCAATGTCATCCTCACCAATGGCGCACGGCTGTACGTGGACCACGCGCACCCGGAGTACAGCTCTCCCGAGGTCACCAACCCGTGGGACGCGGTCCTGTGGGACAAGGCCGGCGAGCGCATCATGGCGGAGGCCGCGGAACGGGCGGCCCAGCTCCCCGGCGCCCAGCCGATCCACCTCTACAAGAACAACACCGACAACAAGGGCGCCTCGTACGGCACGCACGAGAACTACCTGATGAAGCGGGAGACCCCCTTCTCGGACATCGTGCGCCACCTCACGCCGTTCTTCGTGTCCCGCCAGGTCGTCACCGGAGCGGGCCGCGTGGGTATCGGCCAGGACGGACACGAGCACGGCTTCCAGCTCAGTCAGCGGGCCGACTACTTCGAGGTCGAGGTGGGCCTGGAGACCACGCTGAAGCGCCCCATCATCAACACCCGCGACGAGCCGCACGCGGACGCCGAGAAGTACCGCAGGCTGCACGTGATCATCGGCGACGCGAACCTGTCGGAGATCTCGACGTACCTGAAGCTGGGCACGACGGCCCTGGTCCTGTCCATGATCGAGGACGGTTTCATCGCCGTCGACCTGGCGGTCGACCAGCCGGTGCGCACACTGCACCAGGTCTCGCACGACCCCACCCTGAAGCGGCTCGTCACGCTGCGCAGTGGACGCACGCTGACCGCGGTACAGCTCCAGATGGAGTATTTCGAGCTGTCGCGCAAGTACGTGGAGGAGCGGTTCGGGGCGGACGCCGACGACCAGACCAAGGACGTCCTGGTCCGCTGGGAGGACACGCTGAACCGCCTGGAGAACGACCCGATGAGCCTGTCCGGCGAGCTCGACTGGGTCGCCAAGCGGGAGCTCATGGAGGGCTACCGGCGCCGTGACGGCCTCGACTGGGACGCCGCCCGGCTGCACCTGGTCGACCTCCAGTACGCCGACGTACGGGCCGAGAAGGGCCTCTACAACCGTCTGGCCGCCCGCGGCAAGATGAAGCGGCTGCTGGACGAGTCGGACGTCGAGCGCGCCCGGACGAAGCCGCCGGAGGACACCCGCGCGTACTTCCGCGGCCGGTGTCTCGAACAGTACGCGGACGACGTGGCGGCGGCCTCCTGGGACTCGGTGATCTTCGATCTGCCCGGCAGGGACTCGCTCCAGCGCGTTCCAACCCTGGAGCCGCTTCGCGGAACGCGTAATCACGTCAAGGAGCTCCTCGATCGCTGCCGCACGGCGGAAGACCTGGTCAAGGTCCTCGCGGGCGGCTGA